Genomic window (Streptosporangium brasiliense):
GTTGGTCAGAACGTGACACTGGCCGTGATGCTTCACCGTTATCTTTCCCGACCGGAAATCGGCTTCCCAGTCGGTGCCGTTCTTGCGCACACTCAGCTCTGGGGTCCGGGGCAGGCCGAGCGAGCTTCTCGGGCCGCCTTCCGCGTTCCAGACGGCTCTGATCGCGCGCTCGGCCGTGATCTTCTCCATCGCCTCGGCGATTCCGCCGTGTTCTCTCTCCGTAATGATCCTGGGGAGGCGGATGTGGGGATTCTCCGGCTCTCTGAACCTGTTGATGTCCGGATCTCGTGGGGGCATCGCTCACTCCCTGGGGTGGGAAGCGGAACAAGGGCGGAGCTCCGAGGGCGCCCGCGGCGGAGGGCAGCGGCACCGGGGAGAAACCTCAAAAGATCGTGTGCGGACCCCGGCGGCCGGCCGTCAACCCGTCGATCGGCCTGATCTCGGCGGCGAAATCGTGATCAGTATCTTTACATATGACACCGGTCCATTCCAGGGACCTTCCGGCGTTTCTCCGTCGCCGCGCGGCCGCCCCATGGAATCCCCGGACGTATTCTTTCCAGAACCCCGCCGGGCCGCATTCTTCAGAAAACCCCGGATTCTTCCGAAAACCCCGGCGGGCCGCGGAGCCGGCGGGGTCAGCGGCTGACCGCGTCCGCCGGGCGCAGGAGGTCCAGGTCGGAGCGGCGGGGGAGGCTCTCCCAGTCGCCGTCGGCGGCGACCGCGAAGGCCCCCGCCGCGCACGCGGTCGCCAGGCGGCGTCCGGGGCCGGTCCCCTCCAGGGTCTCGGCGAGCCAGCCCGCGGCGAAGGCGTCACCGGCCCCCACGGGGTCGAGTTCGGTGACGGGGTAGGGCTCGGCATGCCGTACGGCGCCGTCGGAGAGCTCCACCGCGCCGAGCGGGCCGCGTTTGATGAGCACGTGGCGCGGGCCGAGCCCCGACAGGGCCCTGGCCAGGGCGACCGGGTCCGCGCCGTCGACGATCAGGCGGGCCTCCGCCTCGGTCGCGAACAGGACGTCCGTCGCCGCGACGGCCTCCCGTAGTACGGCGGCGGCCTCGTGGGGCGGCCACAGGGCGCGGCGGTAGTTGATGTCCATCGACACGGTCGCGCCCGCGTCGCGGGCCTCGGCGACCGCGGCGCGCACCGCCTCCCGGGCGGAGGCGGACAGCGCGAGCGTGATCCCCGTGATGTGCAGCACGCGCGCCGAGCGGACCAGTGAGAGGTCGAGGTCCGCGGGCCGGAGCCGGGATCCGGCGCTCCCGGAGCGGTAGTAGCGCACGTCGACCATCTCGGCGGTGCGCCGGTTCTTGATCATCAATCCGGTGGGCGCGTCGGGGTCGACGATCATCCCCCGGACGTCGACGCCCTCGCCCGCCAGCGTCGAGCGGAGCAGCTCCCCGAACTCGTCGGCGCCCACCCGGCCGATCCACGCCGCGCGCCGGCCGAGGCGGGTGACGCCGATCGCCACGTTCGACTCCGCGCCCCCGACGCTCAGCCCGAAGTCGCGAGCGTGCCGGAGCAGGCCGGTACGCCGCGCGGTGAACAGCGCCATGCTCTCACCCAGCGTTACCAGATCGATCATCAGAAATTGGTCCTTAGGGGCTCGTCCGTGCCGGTCAACGGGTCGATCTCAGCTTTTTCAACGGGTCGATCCCAGCTTCCTGGAGATGCGCAGCGCCGTCTCCGCCACCAGCGGCCCCAGATCGCGGACCCGCGCGGCGGTGATCCGCGAGGTGAGGCCGGAGACGGAGATGGCCGAGGTCGCGGTGTCGGTGTGGTTGAAGATCGGTGCGGCGACGCAGCGCACCTCGGGTTCGTTCTCGCGGTCGTCGACCGAGTAGCCCCGCTGCCGGATCCGGCCCAGCTCGGCGCGGAGCCGGTCGGGGCCGGTGATGGTGTGGCGGGTGATCTGCGGCATCCCGGCGGCCACGACCCTCTCGACGTCCTCCTCCGGCTGCCAGGCGAGGATCGCCTTGCCGACGGCGGTGCAGTAGACGGGGGCCCGGCTGCCGATCCGCGAGGCCATCCGCACGTTGGTCTCGTTCTCGACCTTGTCGATGTAGACCACATCCGGCGGGTCGTAGACCACGAGGTGGACGGTCTCCCGGACCTCGGTCATCAGGCGGTGCGACTCCTCGGCGGCCACCGTCCGCAGGTCGAGCGTGGCCAGGTAGGACTGGCCGAGACGGAGCGCGCCGTGCCCGAGCCGGTAGGCGCCGCTCTTGCGGTCGCGGTCGAGGAGCCTGGCCTCGACGAGCGGGGCGGTCAGCCGGAGCACCGTGCTCTTGGACAGGCCCAGCGCCTCGGCGAGCCTGGTGAGCGACAGTCCCTGGCCGCCGCCCGCGTGGTCGCGCACGTGCTCCAGCACGGCGAGGGCACGCCGGAGCGAGGCCGACTGGTTGCGTTCCGGGGCAGGTTCGTTCATCACGGCCTCAGGGAGGATTCGGTGGGTCGAACACGCAGGTCAAATTAGGGGAGCCGGAGCCCTCGCCGCTACTTTGCAACACAACGTTCTGCACTGCACAACATAATACGCTCCCTCTTCCGGTGACCGGCGGCCCCTTCCTAGGGTCTGCCGCCAACAGGAGGAGAAAGTCGTGAAGATCCTGAATTGGGCAGCGGCAGGTGTGGCCCTGCTGGCCCTCGCCGCATGCGCGCCGTCCACCGCCCCGTCCGCGAGCGGTGGCGACGACAAGTCCGGGACCCTGCGGGTGTGGCTCTTCGACGAGCCCAACCGCGCTCCCAAGGAGAAGGTCGTCGGAGAGGCGATCAAGGAGTTCACCGCCGCCAACGCGGACGTGAAGGTCGAGGTCACCTACATCCCGACGACGCCGGCCCGGCACGAGAAGTTCAAGGGCGCGTTCAACGACCCGGCGAGCGCCCCCGACGTCGCCGAGTACGGCAACACCGACCTCGCCGAGTACGCCGCCGCGGGAGGCTTCGCCGACCTGGGCGCCGACCTGCAGAGCTGGCCGGAGGGCAAGGACGTCGGCGCCGACCTGCTGAAGTCCGCGACCGTCGACGGCAAGGTCTACGGCCTGCCCTGGTACATCGGCATCCGCGCCCTCTACTACCGCACCGACGTCTTCTCGGAGCTCGGCCTCAAGCCGCCCACGACGATCGAGAGCCTCACCTCGGCCGCCCGCGAGATCCGCAAGAAGAAGCCCGAGCTGTACGGCCTGGCCGTCGGCGGCGAGTACACCTTCGGCGCGCTCCCGTTCGTCTGGGACGCCGGCGGCGACATCGAGAACCTCGACAGCCCCGAGTCCCGCAAGGGCGTGCAGGCATACACCGACCTGCTCAGCGACGACAACTGCCCACCGCAGGCCTGCGCGAGCCTCACCGGCGGCAAGACCGTCGAGCTGTTCGCCAGCGGCAAGGCGGCCATGGGCATCCTCGGCAACTTCAGCCGCGCCGCGGTCGACGCGGGCGCGGCGGCGGGCAAGTACGCCGTGGTGCCGCTGCCGGGCGCCAAGGAGGGCTCGATCGCCCCGGCCTTCTCCGGCGGAAACAACCTCGGCGTCATGAAGAACAGCAAGCACCGCTCGCTGGCCGTGAAGTTCCTGCAGCTGCTGGGCGGCAAGGCGTACCAGACCAAGATGTACGAGGCCATGGGCAACCTGCCCACGCTGACCTCGGCCCGCGACGAGCTCGCGGCCAAGGACTCCTTCCTCAAGCCGTTCCTCGACACCGTCGCGGCCGGAACCCGTTTCGTGCCGATCGACCCGGCCTGGGTGAAGATCGACAACCAGAAGGTCATCCCGACCATGCTCCAGAAGATCGCGACCAAGCAGGCCACCGTCGAGCAGGCCACCGACGAGGCCGCGGCGGCGGTGAAGGCCGCGTTCGGCCGGTCATGACGACGGTCACCACGGCGCCGGCGGGCCCGGACACCCAGGTCCGCCAGGCATCGCCGCGTCCCGGGGGCAGGCTCCGGCCCTGGCTCTACCTGCTGCCGTCGGCGGCGGTGCTGCTGCCGCTCTTCGGCTATCCGATCTACATGCTCGGCCTGCTCTCGGTGTTCGACTACCGGCAGGCGCAGGTCAGCGGGGGCGAGCCGACGCGCTTCATCGGCGCCGACAACTACACGGCGCTCCTGGGCGACCAGCGCTTCTGGTCGGTGCTGGGGCAGACCGTGGTGTTCGCCGCCGCCCTGGTGGTCGCGACGCTGGCCGTCGGCGCGGCGCTCGCCGTCGTGCTGACCAGGGCCGGCCGGGTGCCCCGCCTGCTGCTGTCGCTGGCGGCCATGGCGGCCTGGGCCGCGCCCGCGATGACCGGGGCGACGGTCTGGATGTTCCTCTTCGACGCCGACCTGGGCCTGGTCAACCAGCTCCTGGGCATCGAGGGCTACAACTGGTTCTACGACAAGTGGGTCACCTTCGGCATCGTCGGCGCGACTGTGGTCTGGCACTCCTTCCCCTTCGTCATGGTGACGCTCTACGCCGGCATCCAGGCCATCCCGGGCTCGGTGCTGGAGGCGGCCTCGCTCGACGGGGCCTCGGCGTGGCACACCTTCTGGCGGATCATCGTGCCGATGCTGCGGCCACTGATCACGATCGTGGTCATCCAGTCGATCATCTGGGACTTCAAGATCTTCACGCAGATCTACGTGATGACCAACGGCGGCGGCATCGCGGGCCAGAACTCCGTGCTCAACGTCTACGCCTACCAGACCGCCTTCGGCTCCTCGGAGTACGGGCTCGGCTCGGCCATCGGCGTGATCATGACGCTGATCCTGCTCGCGGTCACCCTGCTCTACATCCGCGCCCTCTACCGCAGCGGGGAGAAGCTGTGAGCAGATCCCGCCTGATCGCCAACACCGTCGCGGTGGCCGCCGCGGTCGTCACGTTCTTCCCGATCTACTGGATGGTGCTCTCGGCGCTCAAGCCCGCCGGGGAGATCCAGTCGCTGGAGGTCCGCCCCTGGACCCTGGCGCCCACCTTCGAGCACTTCCAGCGCGTGCTCGGCGGGGAGAACTTCGGCCGCTACTTCCTCAACAGCCTCGTCGTCGCCCTGACGGTCGTCGTCCTGTCGGCGGTGGTGGCCTTCCTCGCCGCCGTGGCGGTGACCCGGTTCCGTTTCCGGTTCCGCACCACCGTGCTGATCATGTTCCTGGTGGCCCAGATGGTGCCGGTGGAGGCGCTGACCATCCCGCTGTTCTTCCTGGTCCGCGACATCGGCACGGTGGTGCCGGGGGTGGGGCTCAACACGCTGGGCTCGCTGGTCCTGGTCCACCTGGCCTTCTCGCTGCCGTTCGCGGTCTGGATGATGCGGGGGTTCGTGGCCGCGGTGCCCGAGGCGCTGGAGGAGGCCGCGATGATCGACGGCGCGAGCCGCCCGGTCATCCTGTGGCGGATCCTGTTCCCGCTCGTCGCGCCGGGCCTGATCGCGACCAGCGTGTTCTCCTTCATCACCGCCTGGAACGACTTCATCTTCGCCAGGACCTTCATCATCTCGGCCAAGGACAGCCAGACCCTGCCGGCGGCCCTGCTGGTCTTCTTCAAACCCGACGAGAACGACTGGGGGGGAATCATGGCGGCCTCGACGCTGATGACCGTTCCCGTGCTGATCTTCTTCGTGGCCGTCCAGCGCAGGCTGGTGGCGGGGCTCGGCGGGGCGGTGAAGGATTGACCCCCCAGCGCCCGACCCCGCACGGGCAGCCCCCCGGGGCACCGGCCTCTCCCGGGCAGCCCCCCGGAACGTCTGCCTCTCACAGGCAGCCCTCCACGGAGTCCGCTCCTTCCGGGCAGTCCTCTATGGAGTCCGCTCCTTCCGGGCAGTCCTCTATGGAGTCCGCTCCTTCCGGGCAGCTTTCCGGGGCAGCCGCCGCCTACGGGCTGATCCCGCGGCCGTCCTCGGTCCGGCCCGGCTCCGGCGAGTTCACGCTGACGCCCGGCACCGCCCTCGACGCGCCGGCCGAGCTGGCCGGGGTGGCCGCCTGGCTCCGCTCGGCGCTCGGCCCGGCCGCCGGGTGCGCGCTGCTGCCGTCAGGGGCCGGCGCCGCTGACGGGGACGGCCCGGGAGACCTCGGCGACCCTGGCGGCCCCGGCGGCCCCGGCGGCTCCGGAGACCTCGGCGACCCTGGCGGCCCCGGAGACCCCGCGGACCCCGCAGGCCCCGGAGCGGGGGAAGGGCCGGCGGCCGGAGGGGAGGGGCGCGTCGTGCTGGCGCTCGACGCCGACCTGGCGGCCGAGGAGTTCCGCCTCCGGATCACCCCTTCCGGCGTGCGGATCACCGGCGGTGACGCCGCCGGGGTGTTCTACGGTGCGCAGACCCTCCGGCAGCTGCTCCCGCCCGCCGCGCTGCGCCGCGCGCCCGTGGCGGGCGGCCCGCTGACCGTGCCCGCCGTCGAGATCGAGGACCGGCCCCGGTACGGCTGGCGCGGATGCATGCTGGACGTCGCCCGGCACTTCATGCCCAAGGCGGACCTGCTGCGCTTCGTCGACCTGCTCGCCCTGCACAAGCTGAACGTCCTCCACCTCCACCTGACCGACGACCAGGGCTGGCGGGTGGAGATCGCCAAATACCCGCGGCTGACCTCGGTGGGGGGCTGGCGGCCCTCGACCATGCTCGGCTCCCGCCAGCACGGGGCCTTCCTGCCCCGCCCGCACGGCGGTTTCTACACCGCCGACGACGTGCGGGAGATCGTCGCCTACGCGGCCGAGCGGCACATCACCGTGGTGCCCGAGATCGACCTGCCCGGCCACACCCAGGCCGCGGTTGCCGCCTACCCCTGGCTCGGCGTGGCGCCGGCCGAGGGGGCGCCGCCGGTCGAGGTCCGCACCTCGTGGGGGGTCTCCGAGCACGTCCTCGACGTCACCTCCACCGCGGCGCTGGACTTCTGCCGTGACGTGCTGGACGAGGTCATGGAGCTGTTCCCCGCCTCCCACGTAGGCATCGGCGGAGACGAGTGCCCCGGTGACGCCCGTGCGCGCGCCGCCTTCGTCACCGCCCTGGCCAAGCACGTCACCGACCGGGGGCGCGTGCCGTACGCCTGGGACGAGATCCTGGAGTGCGGTGCGGTCCCCGGGGTGACGGTGGCCGCCTGGCGCGGGCCGGGCGCGGCGGTCGCGGCGGCGCGGGCCGGCCACCGGGTGGTCTCCTGCCCGGACATGTCCGTCTACTTCGACTACCGCCAGTCGGAGCTGCCGGAGGAACCCATCCCCGTCGGCCCGCCGCTCTCCGTCCAGGACGTCCACGCCTTCGACCCCGAGCCGGAGGGGCTGAGCCCCGCCGAGCGCTCCCGCGTGATCGGGGCGCAGTGCAACGTCTGGACCGAGCACATGGACAGCCCGCGGGCCGTCGACTACAAGGTCTTCCCCCGGCTGTGCGCGTTCGCCGAGACCGTGTGGTCGGCCGAGCGCGCGCCGTACCCGGACTTCGCCCGGCGGCTGGAGACGCACACGGCCCGGCTCGACGCGCTGGGAGTGGAGTACCGGCCCGCGGCGGGCCCGCACCCGTGGCAGAGCCGCCCCGACGCCCCGGGCTGGCCGATCAGCGGGGCACAGCGGGAGGCCATGATCGCCGAGTTCGGCGTCGGGGAGGTCCGGGGGTAGGCGGGCGCCGCGCCGCTCATGACCCGTCTCGACTTGGCGGGATACCGATGATTTTCGCCCGGTCCCGGGGCTAGCTGTCGCTCGGGACGCTTGACAGGCCAAAATTGGTCCGTGGTCAGGATCGGATCGGTAGAGATGAGCGATTGCGAGCGTGGGCAACTTCCGCCAGTGCTGGGACAGCTGTTCGCCGACGGCGGTGACGGACGGACGCTCTCGGCCGAGCTGCCGCCCGGAGACGTGGTCTGGCCCGACCCCGGTTACGCTCGGTTCGCCATCGACCACCGTCCGGCGTTCTGGCTGAGCGACACGGCGGTCTCCGCCGAGCTCTGGGCCGAGCTGCGGGCCGAGCACGGCCGCTCGGGCCTGTGGCCGGTGCTGCTCGAGGACTCCGTCCAGCCGTGGTCGGCCGGGCAGATCGCCCCGGACGCGGCCGCGGAGATCGACAACTACCACGCCGCCGCGTTCATGGCCGAGGTGTGGTCGGACTGGATCGAGAAGGCCCACGCCGACCAGCTCGAACTGCTGGCCCCCTTCGGCCCGCAGTGCCCGGGGCCGGCCGCGTCGGGGGAGCTCGCCGCCGACCCCGGCGTGGTCGCCGACTGGTACGCCGGGCTGGTGGCCGAGCGCAGGACCCCGCTCGGGCTGGTCGCCGCCGAGCGGGGGGCCGACGCGCTGGCCGTCATGGGGTGGCAGGGCGCGCTGAACCACAACGAGTGGATGGTCCCGCTCGCGGCCGTGGTGCGGAGCTGGGAGGACAGGTTCGGGGCGCGGGTGGTCGGCATCGGCTTCAACACCCTGGACCTGAGCGTCGCCGCGCCCCCCGTCACCCCGGAGCACGCCCTGCACGTCGCCGCCGAGCACTGGACCTTCTGCCCCGACAGCGTCATCTACAGCGCCGGGACGCTGACCGACTACGCCGAGCAGATCAGGGGCCGGAACGCCTGGTCGTTCTGGTGGGACTGATCATCGGAGCAGGAAGTCCCGCAGCAGCGGGAGATAGCGGGGCTGCTCGGTGGTGATGGAATGGCCCGCTCCCGCGAGGCGGACGAGCGTGGAGCCCCGCAGGACGCGCCGGTAGTCCTCGGCCACCTCGGGCTTCAGATAGTCGCACTCGCCCCGCAGGATCAGCGCCGGGACCTCGACCGCGCGCAGCGCGGGGCGGGGATCGGCGGCCCGTTCGGCATCGGCCGAGGTGAGCTGGTTGACGTAGAAGCCGGGACGGTTGTCGTGGACAGGGGCCGCCGGAGCGCCCGGGCACCGGGTGGCGTCCTTGCCGGTCAGCAAGACACGCCGGAACCACGGGTCGGCCTCGTCGTCGGGCACCAGCGCGTGGGCGGCGTCCGGGTTGACGCCCATCAACACGCTGTGGACGATCATCCTCGGGGTGTCGGTCAGCTCGTCCCGCAGGCGGGTCTGCGCGGGCGGGAGCCCGCTCCACGGGTCGCCGGTGTCGTGGTCCGGGTAGGCGCCCTCCCAGAGCGGTCCGGGGGAGACGAAGACCGCCTTGGCCACGTGCTCGGGGTGGGCGGCCAGGTAGCGCGCGGTGAGCGAGCCGCCCCAGGATCGGCCGACGAGGATGAGCCTGTCGGCCCCCAGGACGTGCCGGATGGCTTCGAGGTCGGCCACGTGCCGGGCGACGGTGTAGCCGGTGACATCGGCCAGCCGGGTGGACCGGCCCGCCCCGACCTGGTCGTAGGCGTAGACGTCGAAGCCGCGGTCGGCCAGGGCGCGGGCCGCGTCGGGGGCGCCCTCGCCGGGCGTGCCCGGACCGCCGTGCAGGAAGATCACCGGCGTGGGGCGGGGCTCGGCCGCCCTGGTCACGGTGTAGGCGATCCTGGAGCCGGTGGGCAGGTCCCAGAAGGCGACGCCGGCCGGGGCCGGGGCCGCCGGGCCCCCGGGCATCGGCCGGAACACGGTGACCGCC
Coding sequences:
- a CDS encoding sugar kinase, whose translation is MIDLVTLGESMALFTARRTGLLRHARDFGLSVGGAESNVAIGVTRLGRRAAWIGRVGADEFGELLRSTLAGEGVDVRGMIVDPDAPTGLMIKNRRTAEMVDVRYYRSGSAGSRLRPADLDLSLVRSARVLHITGITLALSASAREAVRAAVAEARDAGATVSMDINYRRALWPPHEAAAVLREAVAATDVLFATEAEARLIVDGADPVALARALSGLGPRHVLIKRGPLGAVELSDGAVRHAEPYPVTELDPVGAGDAFAAGWLAETLEGTGPGRRLATACAAGAFAVAADGDWESLPRRSDLDLLRPADAVSR
- a CDS encoding IclR family transcriptional regulator, with the translated sequence MNEPAPERNQSASLRRALAVLEHVRDHAGGGQGLSLTRLAEALGLSKSTVLRLTAPLVEARLLDRDRKSGAYRLGHGALRLGQSYLATLDLRTVAAEESHRLMTEVRETVHLVVYDPPDVVYIDKVENETNVRMASRIGSRAPVYCTAVGKAILAWQPEEDVERVVAAGMPQITRHTITGPDRLRAELGRIRQRGYSVDDRENEPEVRCVAAPIFNHTDTATSAISVSGLTSRITAARVRDLGPLVAETALRISRKLGSTR
- a CDS encoding extracellular solute-binding protein; amino-acid sequence: MKILNWAAAGVALLALAACAPSTAPSASGGDDKSGTLRVWLFDEPNRAPKEKVVGEAIKEFTAANADVKVEVTYIPTTPARHEKFKGAFNDPASAPDVAEYGNTDLAEYAAAGGFADLGADLQSWPEGKDVGADLLKSATVDGKVYGLPWYIGIRALYYRTDVFSELGLKPPTTIESLTSAAREIRKKKPELYGLAVGGEYTFGALPFVWDAGGDIENLDSPESRKGVQAYTDLLSDDNCPPQACASLTGGKTVELFASGKAAMGILGNFSRAAVDAGAAAGKYAVVPLPGAKEGSIAPAFSGGNNLGVMKNSKHRSLAVKFLQLLGGKAYQTKMYEAMGNLPTLTSARDELAAKDSFLKPFLDTVAAGTRFVPIDPAWVKIDNQKVIPTMLQKIATKQATVEQATDEAAAAVKAAFGRS
- a CDS encoding carbohydrate ABC transporter permease, giving the protein MTTVTTAPAGPDTQVRQASPRPGGRLRPWLYLLPSAAVLLPLFGYPIYMLGLLSVFDYRQAQVSGGEPTRFIGADNYTALLGDQRFWSVLGQTVVFAAALVVATLAVGAALAVVLTRAGRVPRLLLSLAAMAAWAAPAMTGATVWMFLFDADLGLVNQLLGIEGYNWFYDKWVTFGIVGATVVWHSFPFVMVTLYAGIQAIPGSVLEAASLDGASAWHTFWRIIVPMLRPLITIVVIQSIIWDFKIFTQIYVMTNGGGIAGQNSVLNVYAYQTAFGSSEYGLGSAIGVIMTLILLAVTLLYIRALYRSGEKL
- a CDS encoding carbohydrate ABC transporter permease, whose protein sequence is MSRSRLIANTVAVAAAVVTFFPIYWMVLSALKPAGEIQSLEVRPWTLAPTFEHFQRVLGGENFGRYFLNSLVVALTVVVLSAVVAFLAAVAVTRFRFRFRTTVLIMFLVAQMVPVEALTIPLFFLVRDIGTVVPGVGLNTLGSLVLVHLAFSLPFAVWMMRGFVAAVPEALEEAAMIDGASRPVILWRILFPLVAPGLIATSVFSFITAWNDFIFARTFIISAKDSQTLPAALLVFFKPDENDWGGIMAASTLMTVPVLIFFVAVQRRLVAGLGGAVKD
- a CDS encoding beta-N-acetylhexosaminidase, giving the protein MESAPSGQLSGAAAAYGLIPRPSSVRPGSGEFTLTPGTALDAPAELAGVAAWLRSALGPAAGCALLPSGAGAADGDGPGDLGDPGGPGGPGGSGDLGDPGGPGDPADPAGPGAGEGPAAGGEGRVVLALDADLAAEEFRLRITPSGVRITGGDAAGVFYGAQTLRQLLPPAALRRAPVAGGPLTVPAVEIEDRPRYGWRGCMLDVARHFMPKADLLRFVDLLALHKLNVLHLHLTDDQGWRVEIAKYPRLTSVGGWRPSTMLGSRQHGAFLPRPHGGFYTADDVREIVAYAAERHITVVPEIDLPGHTQAAVAAYPWLGVAPAEGAPPVEVRTSWGVSEHVLDVTSTAALDFCRDVLDEVMELFPASHVGIGGDECPGDARARAAFVTALAKHVTDRGRVPYAWDEILECGAVPGVTVAAWRGPGAAVAAARAGHRVVSCPDMSVYFDYRQSELPEEPIPVGPPLSVQDVHAFDPEPEGLSPAERSRVIGAQCNVWTEHMDSPRAVDYKVFPRLCAFAETVWSAERAPYPDFARRLETHTARLDALGVEYRPAAGPHPWQSRPDAPGWPISGAQREAMIAEFGVGEVRG
- a CDS encoding DUF4253 domain-containing protein codes for the protein MLGQLFADGGDGRTLSAELPPGDVVWPDPGYARFAIDHRPAFWLSDTAVSAELWAELRAEHGRSGLWPVLLEDSVQPWSAGQIAPDAAAEIDNYHAAAFMAEVWSDWIEKAHADQLELLAPFGPQCPGPAASGELAADPGVVADWYAGLVAERRTPLGLVAAERGADALAVMGWQGALNHNEWMVPLAAVVRSWEDRFGARVVGIGFNTLDLSVAAPPVTPEHALHVAAEHWTFCPDSVIYSAGTLTDYAEQIRGRNAWSFWWD
- a CDS encoding alpha/beta fold hydrolase: MEDEPPPPPPLPSAAVPGHHAAVPVPSMPAASVPSMPATSATSAASATSGPAATAVPDSAPVGARPTGSRRPALVRRLAGGALLPVAAVVAVAVGGAAFFGGAAVTAVIPLLCAAALGATLVTGFPLIRIALALLVIRRPGPAAAALAGSVALAVAATAAVTVFRPMPGGPAAPAPAGVAFWDLPTGSRIAYTVTRAAEPRPTPVIFLHGGPGTPGEGAPDAARALADRGFDVYAYDQVGAGRSTRLADVTGYTVARHVADLEAIRHVLGADRLILVGRSWGGSLTARYLAAHPEHVAKAVFVSPGPLWEGAYPDHDTGDPWSGLPPAQTRLRDELTDTPRMIVHSVLMGVNPDAAHALVPDDEADPWFRRVLLTGKDATRCPGAPAAPVHDNRPGFYVNQLTSADAERAADPRPALRAVEVPALILRGECDYLKPEVAEDYRRVLRGSTLVRLAGAGHSITTEQPRYLPLLRDFLLR